The following are from one region of the Anaerolineae bacterium genome:
- a CDS encoding metallophosphoesterase family protein, which produces MRALIVSDIHSNLPAFQAVLQQAAPFDIIWCLGDVVGYGPQPNECIELLREHPHLAVAGNHDWAALGRLDLAEFNAEARWAARWTAEALSPDNRAYLEALPTRLVQEPFTIVHGSPREPIWEYILYSFVAAANFEHFDTPYCLIGHTHSPALFVERTEGESRIIEADLPPFEEPVPLGEGRCIINPGSVGQPRDGDPRASYAIWDTDKGELVIHRVDYDIEAIQTLMAELGFPARLIARLSYGW; this is translated from the coding sequence ATGCGCGCGTTGATCGTCTCCGACATCCATTCCAATCTGCCGGCCTTTCAGGCCGTGCTCCAGCAGGCCGCCCCCTTCGATATCATCTGGTGCCTGGGCGATGTGGTCGGGTACGGCCCCCAGCCGAACGAGTGCATCGAACTTCTGCGAGAGCATCCGCACCTGGCGGTGGCCGGCAACCATGACTGGGCCGCGTTGGGCCGGCTGGACCTGGCCGAGTTCAACGCCGAGGCCCGCTGGGCCGCCCGTTGGACCGCCGAGGCGCTGTCCCCGGACAACCGCGCCTATCTGGAGGCCCTCCCCACCCGCCTGGTGCAGGAGCCTTTCACCATCGTTCACGGCAGTCCGCGCGAACCCATCTGGGAATATATCCTCTACTCTTTCGTGGCCGCCGCCAATTTCGAGCACTTCGACACCCCTTACTGCCTTATCGGGCACACCCATTCGCCGGCGCTCTTTGTCGAACGCACAGAAGGAGAGTCGCGCATCATCGAAGCCGACCTGCCCCCGTTCGAAGAGCCCGTGCCGCTGGGCGAGGGACGCTGTATCATCAACCCCGGCAGTGTCGGCCAGCCGCGTGACGGCGACCCGCGCGCCAGCTACGCCATCTGGGACACCGATAAGGGCGAGCTGGTCATCCACCGGGTGGACTATGACATCGAGGCCATCCAGACCCTGATGGCGGAGCTGGGCTTTCCGGCGCGCCTCATCGCCCGCCTGAGCTACGGCTGGTGA
- a CDS encoding trypsin-like serine protease, which yields MRRQLWVMLAVITVVLLLAVPASAVKFGEPDGDAHPYVGLLVFDVGGRPAWRCSGTLLSPTVMLTAGHCTYGTSGGRVWFEADVESGIPANGYPVGGGTSIEFAAIYTHPAYDDAAFFLNDAGIVILSQPVYLDTYGTLAEIGLLDQIATRRGLQDRSFTVVGYGLQSVKPTLESDRVRYQGTVQLVDVNGTAGIPAGTSATFTNNPGKGNGSGGTCFGDSGGPIFYGTSNAIAAITSYGLNANCAGTSGGYRVDTADDQAWILSFLE from the coding sequence ATGCGCAGGCAACTTTGGGTGATGCTGGCGGTGATCACAGTGGTACTGCTCCTGGCAGTGCCCGCCTCGGCCGTGAAGTTCGGGGAACCGGATGGGGATGCCCATCCCTATGTGGGCCTGTTGGTGTTCGACGTAGGCGGCCGGCCGGCCTGGCGCTGCAGTGGAACCCTGCTCTCTCCGACGGTCATGCTCACCGCCGGCCACTGCACCTACGGTACCTCGGGCGGACGGGTCTGGTTTGAGGCCGACGTCGAGTCCGGTATTCCGGCAAACGGCTATCCTGTTGGCGGGGGTACCAGCATTGAGTTTGCCGCCATTTATACCCATCCGGCGTATGATGACGCCGCCTTCTTCCTCAACGACGCCGGCATCGTCATCCTCAGCCAACCGGTCTATCTGGATACGTACGGCACGCTGGCGGAGATCGGCCTGCTGGACCAGATTGCCACGCGGCGCGGCCTGCAGGACCGTAGTTTCACGGTAGTGGGTTACGGCTTGCAAAGCGTCAAGCCGACTCTGGAGTCCGACCGGGTGCGCTATCAGGGAACGGTACAACTGGTGGACGTGAACGGCACCGCCGGCATCCCCGCCGGCACCTCGGCCACGTTCACCAATAACCCCGGCAAGGGCAACGGTTCCGGCGGCACCTGTTTCGGCGATTCCGGCGGCCCGATCTTCTACGGCACCAGCAACGCCATTGCCGCCATCACTTCGTACGGCCTGAACGCCAACTGCGCCGGCACCAGCGGCGGCTACCGCGTGGATACCGCCGATGACCAGGCCTGGATCCTGAGCTTCCTGGAGTAA